Part of the Zea mays cultivar B73 chromosome 4, Zm-B73-REFERENCE-NAM-5.0, whole genome shotgun sequence genome is shown below.
GAAACAGAAATCTATGTTGGGTccattttttacagaaaaaaaaACTAAATGAAATTGCAGTATAATTCACTTCACATTTTTCAAAGTCTAGATAGCGGTCTGCAGATTAAAGACTCACATACATACAAATAGAGGTGTGGGTTAGAAAGACAGATAAGAATGTGTACAGGTGGTCCTTCATCTTGTGAGCGGTGTTGTCGAGGGTTTAAGCCTGATAAACATGCACTATTGTATCCTACAGTCAAGAAACCAAACCAAATGATCTGCAGCCTTTGCAGCTCGCATCTAGCGCCCGAACACGTCAAAAAAGGAAAATTGACTACAAACTGAGAGAAGGGTAAATTGTCTATAGTCTGCGTCTAGCTCCTTTGCATGATTTCAATCAATATTCACGGGTCTTTCAAATTAAAAGAAGGGAAAACTGTCTACAAAATGGTATATCAGAATCACCCTCTCATAGCAAACAAGGCATTAGCACTTGTTCTCCCACTTGACCATATGATATTCTGATTTCTCATTGGCCCTTTGCCACAAGAGTTTAGCTCTGATTGTGTCCATTTGCTGATGTACCCCTTCCTTTAAACTATACATACATCCTCATGGTATATTTATGAAGGGTCCTAAGATAAGGGTCTGTTAAGATGAGTCTACACCTGATGTCGTATCCTTCCCCTTACATGGCTGCAGCCTCTTCTTTGTTTTATCTACCATTTTACCAAAACAACTAACCCCCACGTGTTTATTTGATAACGGTATCAGTAAATAAGTCATAATATAACGTCCACTTGACAGTTAGGCATATTTGCCACCCTGACCTGTCTTTCTTCTCTACTGATGCATATGTTGAAACAGTTTATTGTTAACCAAAGAGAAGTTTCGGCATCCGATATATACCTGGTGAATTGGCGCTCCAAGTGTTGCTCCTACAATTGATTCCCTTACCCTAGGCTGCATTAGTCTATTCAGACTCGTGGAACCTAACTTACCCTTGTTTGGTTACTCGGAAAAGGTCTTTATGCCAATTTGCACATTGCTTGAAGTAATCATAGTTGGTAGCCTACTCCCGAATATCATATACACACTCGATTGAGTGTTTACAAAAGTGCAATTTCACTAATGGTATGGTGGCAACTTCCCAAACACTGGTATTATGCGGTTGAGTGTTTGGGTTTACTTTTTAAGACCACAAGCAGTGCCTTTATTGGTACAGTGGGTCTGCAAAAAGTGCAGTTTCACTAATGGAATGTATTCAATTTCACAGCGCACATTCATATTGCCAACATGGATGACATGTATGTGCCATGTATGCCTTTGAAATTTCTGATAGTTCTCATCGCCTTTTCAGATTGCATCGCTGTTTTGCTTACAAAAAGAAAATAGCCTACCACTTTTGTATATGTATATATTTTCTTTATTATATATTTGTAGCTGGAAGCTCTTTCTTTTTAGGTGTAAATTCTTTTTTAGTAACCTTTGTGGATACATGAATCTGAAACTCTTGTATATCCTTTTCTCAATATATGTTCTAATAATGTTATCTCAGACTAGCTTGGATCATGGTGCTACGCTTTCGAGAACTACCAGCCAACACCAATGCACCTCGCTTAGGATTGTGCATGTGACCTTTCCTTCTACTCTTATATGGAGTTATTTCTATACCTTAAACCTACCTGGAGGTGCCCTTTTGTATACTTGTTCTAACTAGAGGTTAGCATTATTCCTTATGTCCAGCTAGAAGTGTTGTTTCTGTTTTTTGTGCTAATTGAATATTAGCATACGACCGCTATAGCCCTCAATAGGGCGCTCTTTATTCTAGTACTCTACAAAGCAGAGGGATATATTGTGCGGCAGATGCAAATTGGTCATAAAAATACATGAGTAAATTTATGTGATCCATGGTAAACACAAAAGTAACAAGCTAACCTTGTGCCCGGAAGGAACAATAACAGGTGGTCCGCTGTAATCAGTCATCTAGCCACAAATATGAGGAATTGTTTTTATCATATTGTGAGAGCTATGTATTTGGTTTGTCTCCTATAACCTAGATGGTTTAGCGATGAATAAAGCCTATTTTACGGAATATAGCACTACAAAAAACCACTTTAAATGACAAGAATGAATTTTAGAAAGATAAATTCGTGTAAGTTTCTCGGTAGTGAACAATTATTCAGCCATGAAGCAAAATAAAAACAACATAAAACCAGTCATGTGCTTACAGCTAATGCCCATCCAAAAGCTTCAGTTGACCATTAATGTTTGCAGCTAGGCGGTACCTTATTACCCATCCTGCTAGCCAAATTGTATTTTAGTTCATAGCTTAGTACGTCGGATATGCAGGTTGACAAACACATAGAGAAACTAGAAGCGGGTGTCCATGGGGATGTAGATTGTGGCTAAACTAAGCCATTGGAGAGCTAGCTAGCTCTGAGTCGATCGGAAGCAACAATGATTAAGCTGGAGAAACTTGCGTTGAGGCCCCAAGATGTCATATACATTGGTACAACAGCCATGGTAACAAGACTGCACAAAATATTTTTAGAAGTGCCTCACTTTTTTGGATTGAGGCGGCTACATCAAAATACCATGATAGGAAATTCGTAAACTTTTAGTGGCTAAAACCATCGAAAATAAGTGTTTCCTACCAAAAATAACTTATCTTTAGTGGCTATAGGTTTATTTTCAGTGGCAGTGTGGCACGCTATATGTAGCCAGAGGGTATACTAAATTATGTCCATTCTAGGGTACTGAGTTCATGTGCCTCAGTTGCATATATAGAGATAAAGGTCAAGACACCCCTTCACTCCTCCCTCGCGAAGAACCAATAACTTTGACATAACATGTTTGCTAGTATACACAAGTCTGGAGCATTAAGAGAACAATTATTTCCTCCCTCGTCGAGAGAACCTGTAGGATTAGGCTGCATCAGGGCATTGAATTTTCTTGCCATTTGATCCACCGGTTGGGGCAGGAGTCAGGATTGACCTCATAGAAAGGAGGACGACGATGTTACATTTTGGCATCGAAATGATAGGAATCCAGAGAGATTAGAGCAGAGAGATTAGAAAAGAGGAGGTGGTGGCTATGTTTCTAATAAGTAGAGAAGATAAGACGTGGTCGTTGGACATGGCGGTAGGGTTGGGGCCACCGTATTTTGACTGAGCTTCTTCATAATAGTGGGCCTTGTAATTCATCTACCTCTAGAAATGATTTTTGTTTTCAGATACAGTGTTTGTATAGTTGTCTCAAGAATGCACCAACTAACTTTGAAATTTAATAACTATTTGAGGAGATGGATATATTTTAAGCCGCTTGTATTAATAAAATGGGTTGGTTCCTAAAATTGGTTTTTTAGCGGTGCCAAGTATATTGTGTTGATGGTATATAGAAGATAAAAACAAATCATTTTTTCAGGGAGAGGTGTTTATTTCGGCTACGTGGTCAAATGATTCTTAATTTGTTGTGTGCTAACTCAAGGTGGTTCTATGGGGAACCTTTAGATCAGGTCATCTTATctttactactctattaagagtgTAAGGAATGCGTCCACGTCTCAAACCTCTACCATGCGCCTACTATGTCCCCCTCCCACGCTCGCAAATGGAACTAGGCTCCCAGCCCACGGATCTCGCCGACACCCGCGCAGTGACCCAACCCCCGCCATCCCCGCCGTGATAGCCGCCTCTCCCAAACGCCCCCCTCTCCCTAACCTCGGCGCGATGCCTGCCTAGCTCCCGTCCACCATGTGATGCCTACCCCCAATGACCGCCCACGAGAGTTAGTCGGCGCTTGGTGCGATTCACCCCACCCATGGTCAGGGTCCCTCCTTCCCCAACCAAGCCGTGTCGCCCCCCATCGTCGTCGTCCTCAACCTCCACCATCTCATCGCTCTCGCACTCCCTGTATAATGATGAAGCGCCATGGCACGCGCTTGTGTGGCGGTCGAGGCGGAGGCACCCGCGACCCGCGTTGACTCCGAGGAGGAGCGCGTCGCCTCCTTGAGATCTAGGAGGTCGAGGTGGCTGCAGAGTTCGAGCATGTGCCTCTCCGATGACGACCTTGAGGAGGTGCCATGGCTTCAAATTAAAAATTATGGTCTAAGGTGAGCTTCAACAAAACAAAATGAGAGTCACAAGTATATAATACTCCCTCCATACCAAATTAAAAATTATTTTAGTTAATTAATGAATTCatataatatttgatgtatgtgttttataCATGCATGTGCAATGAGCAGTTGCCTAGGgaattttgttaaaaaatattTTGGCACGCGACAAGCTCACGACGGTCGTGCCTTTGTCTactttgatattaaatttatttttataGAAATGATCGTGTGTCGCCCAGCCATCGAATCCATGCAACCAATAATATCAAATATCAAATGTGTTATGTACCGTCGCAATGCACGTACATTGCACTATGGCTTCTTCTCTCTGACCATTCTTTGTTAGTTTGGCCGTGTTTTTAAATCCAAAGATAGTTAGCATACATTCTGTAATTTAAAAAATAGAAATACAAAACCTGGCTTCTCTGTACCCACGTGGGATATATAAGGACACATTCACACATATGTGTGTTGCTGCAATAAGCAAGCAATAGCAGTGCACTTGTCGCAACTCCTGCCATTTTCATTCTCTGTTCTACCATTCCCATCATGAATTCCACGTTCTGCACACTCCAATCCGCGCGCTGTAGATATCAGGAAGATAGAACATATGCAACAAGGGTAGAGACTCTTGCAAGAGCACTTGACCGCAATTGCTTCTTTTGTTATTCTCATCATTCCCTGTTCTGCACACTCCAATCCGCGCGCTGCAGATATCAGGAAGATAGAACATATGTAACAAGGGTAGAGACTCTGGCAAGAGTCATTCTTCACACTCCTGCAATAAGCCAGCAATAGCAGTGCACTTGTCCTTACGCGTAAGGCTGCAGATATCAGGAAGATAGAACATATGCAGCAAGAGTAGAGACTCCGGCAAGAGAGCACTTGACCGCAATGTGTGTTGCTGCAATAAGCAAGCAATAGCATATCTTGAATTCCACGTTCTGCACACTCTAATCCGCGTGCTGGAGATATCAGGAAGATAGAACATATGCAACAAGGGTAGACTCTCGCAAGACAGAACTTGACCGCAATTGCTTCTTTTGAAGCAACACATCTTATAAGTTGATACCGCAATTGTTGATTGGTCAGTATGGTACTATATTTTGCAAGCCGTGACGATGACGGTAGCCCGCAACTTATTTGGTGTGTCCCACGTCGCATGCCTAGCAGGCCGCATGTCTCTAGCCCTGGCCCAGCCTGTCGTTCGAGTCCCCCTCTGTCGCTCTCCCTGTCCAGCGGGCCTCCCTCCACCTCTCCCTACAAGCGCTCCCTCGCATCGGTCTCCCGAGACAAAAAAAAAATTGCTGCAGGTCGGCTGCAAACTAATGTTATCTGCTGCAGCAATAACACAACTAAAACGTTACCTAGTTTGCAGCCCTTTACAAAAAGAAAGATAGAATCCACCTGCAGGTCCAGCAGGTAACGTTTTAGTTGTGTTATTGCTGCTGCGCCTCCTTTTTGTGAGGGGCTACAAACATTCTGGTTTACAGTCGGTATGCAGCAAATTTTTTTCCCCTAGACACGGCGATGCCTTCCTCCTCGCAACCGCTGCGCCATCTTCGGTCCACGCCCGCAAGCTCCCTCTCCACGACCTCCACTCCGCCAGCTCTGCTCCTCCTTGCTCTCTAGCACGCACGCTTGGAGGCCGTGGAGGTCGACGATGGAGGCGTCGTCCAGAAGAGGAAAGTTTGGGGGAAGCGTGCTTGGAGGTCGACACCGTAGCTCTAGCTTCGTGCGAAGGGGCTCCAAGCCAGCCCAGATCCGTGTCCAGGCTGTGGCGGCGATGACCGAGGACCTGATCCGCGTCCAGGCTACGGCGGCGATGGCGAAGGACTCAATCTGTGTCCAGACCAAGGTCGCGGTGGCGACGAAGGTGAAGGCCGAGGTGGAGGTGAAGAGCGATGCTTCCTCTCTCTGTCTTGGGGTGGGGATGACAGATGAGAGTGGGGTGCTGTGGTGGCTCATCGACATCAGCCGTTGGCGCCCTTCCCCTGCCTAGTTCGACGTTGTAGCCTCCCTCCTACTACATCACGAGGGCACCACCACCATCTCCAGGTACCGTGCCGATGGAGGAAAGGAGAAACAAGTTGCAAGGTATTTTGAAGGTACCTAAAAGGTTCGGGCAGGATGAGATGAGATGGGCAGGATGACCATGTTGGATGAAGAGAAGACTGGGCTGACGCAGCTCGAGGGGAAGCACACCAGGTTCATCATCAATAGTGACGACGAGATCGGACGAGAGGAGGTGGCAGATGCGACTGAGACGAGGGCGGAGCTTGGCGCACTGATGCCTAGGGGGCTGCTGCTGCCGGAGGGGAGGCACCTGCGCTTCCACAACGACGAGGATGACGAGGAATAAGAATGTTCATATTCAGATTGGGTATCGACAGTGGTTGTTTTTCCTTTCACCAGCCAAAATTCCTTTTGGGGGCCTCTATTTCTACAATTTGGTTATGTATTATGTCCCCATTCTTCAGAGAACAAATAACTCCTTTACCAATACAAAAAAAGGTCCTGACCAAAGAGATAGTGTATCATTTCGTTTTCTGTACTATTAAACTTGCAGTTTTTTTTTTGTCTATGCTTTCTCCAATGAAATCTACAGTATTTTGTTTTGTGTTTTATCCAAAATGTCATGAAGATTGTAATTATTAATCATTCATTGTTGCTTGCAGAGACTGCGTCTAACAATTTCAAGTGGTTTGTGATGTTGAAGCTTTGATTAAGCAAGTTGTTTCTGTTCACTTTATATTAAGGTTCAAATCTGAACGTTATCTAGGACATTCCAGCTTAATTGCCTATCAGTAAAGTATACTCATATAACCAATCCAAATTTAACAGGATCGTAAGTGAATGCCACAATAGGCTTCCCATCAGAATCAACTAGGCATAGAATTTGGACCAAAGTAAAATAGCTTTCAGGCATGATAGAAGATTATATCAAATTCCTCTCCTGTCTAGCATATTTTGTGTTCAAGCAATgcagtactccctccgtttttctttttatttgtcgctggatagtgcaattttacactatccagcgacaaataaaaagaaacggatatccagcgacaaataaaaagaaacggagggagtagttgGTAGTTGCAAAATTGTTGCAATAAGAGGAAACAAAGAAGGTTTAGTTTACAGCGAGAATGTAAATATGAAGTGGTACATAACTATTAGTGGGTACAAACTTAAATTAGTAccccctccgttcttttttatttgtcaccgtttagttcaaaaataaactagcgaGCGACAAATATTCAAGAATAGATGTAGTACATGCTTCTCCTTCCTTTTGTGAGCGCAAATACTTACAACTACTACTATCTACCAAGATTAAGTGATTAACATAGTATTGTTCTTCCCTGTTGTTTTCAGTTTGACACAATCCATGGATTCAGTACCAACAAAACCATTGGAGTGCCTGTGTTCTATCAGTAATAACGAGTGAATATGGAAATTCACAATGATTGTATGGTTAACTCATGTTTCTTTTTCTAATGTAAGGAAAACTGCAAAGTCTTCATTTTTCCCAGTATTTACGAACAAACAACCATTAAAACGAATATAAAAATGTATTGTTGTGTTCTACAAATGCTTACCGACAGTTTGAACAATAATCTGCAGATACCAGGAAGGCAGGAAGATACAACATATATAAGATTACTACTAGAGAGGCAGGAAAGTTGTACTACTAGTAAGATTGATCTCGGATATTCAGTATTGCGTATGAACGTACTCATTATTTCCTGAATAGAAAAAGATGGGGATTTGGGGCACGTAGCATTCAAACTTGACATGAGTATGTAAGCCATATGTTAGAGTTGAGTGGAGTGAAGCTAATACAAAAAAAGGGGATCTAGGCGTATGATAGAGTTGAGAGTGGAGTGAAGCTTTCTAGAGACTAATTACTATGAGAACGTTGGCTTCGATGAGCTATGGATTGGGCTGTGTGACCACTCTTATTAATTAATATATATAAATTGAACGGGTGAGTTTTAAGAGGACTGAGGCGGGGTGACCATCTCTTTTTACTCTATGCGCGCTGAAGCTTTGTTCGCTCTGCTAAACAATGGAGGGAGAGATGGTGTCGAACTATGTCACACACGATTCCTCGAGCGCAAGGAAACAAAACATACAAAACGCACGGGGGAAGCTCATCTACTCCAACAGTTCGAGAACTACTCTCACCACCCCCAAGCAAGTTCACTACACGCTAGATTGTATCTACTGTCCAGTCCTATGTGGACTTGGATCCTACATCATGTACAAGTAAGTCTATTATGCACCAGATAGGATCTACTACTCGATCAAACGCATAGTTAAATTCTGCATGGAGAATGACCTTATCAGGTTACAAATTCAAAATGGTTACCGACTTTGATCCCAAACAACCATCTATATATAAGAGCTCTACCACATTGAGAGTAGGAGAgaagaataggtgatcctgtaaaattaactctaaacaatacaaacttggtttatagtaTGCGTTAGTGAGAACTAAAACCAAGTTAGGATGAAAAGAGAGAAGCAATGAGAATTCTTCACTTGATCGCTCCTTTAAGATGAGTATTGAACTTAGGAGCAATATTGCAAGTGAGTAGAGAACTTGGGAAGATAGTAATCACAATAATTAAAATAGACAAGAGACACAACGATTTttaccgtggttcggccaatgtctactctacgttgtggtgacctcctttggttaagggttgcactcaacccctctcaagtgatccaaatatcaaacttgagtgccacagatgtcttccttatatcaatatccTGTTGTGAGAAATCTCAACAAATTGAAGTCTCTCCCACCTTACACAAATGATTACAACCAAATTTGGAGTAAGGAGGGGAGTAGAAAACACACACAAGAACGTGCTCAAATCTGGAGTAAGAGAGAGCTCACGAATCAAAACGACACAGTCATAGCTCAAGAACGTGCTCAAATCACTCTCTAACAAATCAACGGTGTGGTTGCAGAGGTTCGGAGTTGAGTGTGCTCAAAGGGTACTTGAGTCACATCGTGCACATTATTTATATTCATATGAATTTATTAGCCCCACAATTagaggtggtaatggatcacgattcAAATGTTTCTTCACGATTCGTTTGAGCTTTTAATTATTTTTAGTTCAAAAAAAATAGAGTCTGATCTTAATATAATATGATCCTTCAAGTTCATAGTGTACTGAAATTTTTAGAGCCTATTATCACCCCTACCTCAACACATTTATTACCTTGCCCTACCTACCTACTACATCCATAGAAAAGTTTGCACGCAGTATGCGTAGGTGCAAAATGATTACAATGTTTCTTTTTAAATATTGAATCAGTTTGGAGTTGCTGCCACATATGCAATGTTAGCTCGCTTCAGCCAACTCATCTCCAAATATGAGAAATAATGATAATCCGTTACATATAACCTGTAGCTTCGAGAGGAATGTGGGATTGGGCTGCATTTGGAAATTGACTATGTTGCCATTTGTTCCACGGACATCGATTGTGCACTTTCTCCTGCCAACATGACGGATGTGTTTTTCTTCAGTGTTGTTCTCAGCTACTCGTCTGTTTTCAGTTGCCACTCTCCTCCACAACTTTAATTATGTTTCCATGCCCAACAATGATCCAATCCTCAGCAACCTATCCAATACTCTACAAAGCAGAGGGAAGAGGTAACCACAGTGTGCTATCCTAGCCAACATTGTCCGCTAGATGCAATTTGGT
Proteins encoded:
- the LOC100274773 gene encoding uncharacterized protein LOC100274773 yields the protein MGRMTMLDEEKTGLTQLEGKHTRFIINSDDEIGREEVADATETRAELGALMPRGLLLPEGRHLRFHNDEDDEE